From a single Methanomicrobium sp. W14 genomic region:
- a CDS encoding cyclopropane-fatty-acyl-phospholipid synthase family protein yields MEYVKSQKYKTPEILAKIMGPNPFKLQEEMLLNHKIPAGSLVCDLGSGQGLTSVMLVKDYGFTVYATDLWSDPQENRKFFDEMGLTREQVIPVKADAGALPFEKDFFDAVVSTDSYNFWGRDPKYLDAKLLPYVKSGGYVYCCVPGMKKDCHDNLPKELLLSWTPEQLAYLRDINYWTEIVNSSRDAEVISIYEMESNENVWADWLNQENEIAVNDRKTMNAGGGKYLNFIAFVLRKK; encoded by the coding sequence ATGGAGTACGTTAAAAGCCAAAAATACAAAACCCCCGAAATACTGGCTAAAATCATGGGGCCTAACCCGTTCAAACTGCAGGAAGAAATGCTTTTAAATCATAAAATTCCTGCCGGAAGCCTCGTCTGTGACCTCGGGAGCGGGCAAGGGCTTACAAGCGTTATGCTGGTAAAAGATTATGGCTTTACCGTTTATGCCACGGATTTGTGGAGCGACCCGCAGGAGAACCGTAAATTCTTTGATGAAATGGGGCTTACCCGTGAACAGGTAATACCTGTTAAGGCCGACGCCGGCGCCCTGCCGTTTGAAAAAGACTTCTTCGATGCGGTAGTCAGCACCGATTCCTATAATTTCTGGGGGCGTGACCCCAAATATTTAGATGCAAAACTGCTTCCTTACGTCAAAAGCGGCGGGTACGTCTACTGTTGCGTACCCGGCATGAAAAAGGACTGCCATGATAATCTACCAAAAGAATTGCTTCTCTCGTGGACGCCGGAGCAGCTTGCCTACCTGAGGGACATTAATTATTGGACAGAAATCGTGAACAGCAGCCGGGATGCCGAGGTTATTTCCATATACGAGATGGAAAGCAACGAGAATGTCTGGGCTGACTGGCTGAACCAGGAAAACGAGATTGCGGTCAATGACCGCAAAACAATGAATGCAGGCGGCGGAAAATACCTGAATTTTATCGCTTTCGTCCTGCGAAAAAAATAA
- a CDS encoding histidine phosphatase family protein: MKTVITVQHTQSQHHINGMIGSWTDWDLSEIGVQQAQRIAQRLAPVVKDQEWCMYTSNLLRSKHTAEIIAETLNLHPLVTGALRERNLGSAVGKSVQWFRENMQRQEHSVYDRFFDDAESRKDVWDRLLPFVNEIITSGDSNVILVSHGDTLSILNAIWLGMDADDLNRCDLSGLAGGVSFLYLKDDGKRVIRRLSDMSFVAE, translated from the coding sequence GTGAAAACTGTCATTACGGTTCAGCACACACAATCTCAACATCACATAAACGGGATGATCGGCTCATGGACAGACTGGGACCTCTCTGAAATTGGAGTTCAGCAGGCTCAGCGAATTGCACAAAGGCTTGCTCCGGTAGTTAAAGATCAGGAGTGGTGCATGTATACTTCCAATCTGCTCAGGTCAAAACATACAGCAGAAATCATTGCTGAAACCTTAAACTTACACCCGCTAGTCACAGGTGCACTTCGTGAACGAAACCTTGGCTCTGCCGTGGGAAAATCGGTGCAATGGTTTAGGGAAAATATGCAGAGGCAGGAACACTCTGTCTATGACCGCTTCTTTGATGATGCCGAATCAAGAAAGGATGTATGGGACAGGCTTTTACCTTTTGTCAATGAAATTATTACCTCCGGTGATTCAAATGTTATACTCGTTTCCCACGGTGACACTCTTAGTATCCTCAATGCTATCTGGCTTGGCATGGATGCAGATGACCTCAATAGATGTGACCTGTCCGGTTTAGCCGGCGGAGTCTCCTTTCTTTATTTAAAAGATGACGGAAAACGAGTCATCCGCAGGTTAAGCGATATGTCTTTTGTAGCCGAATAA